The Fulvivirga ligni genome window below encodes:
- a CDS encoding methyl-accepting chemotaxis protein — protein MKITKLTTNQRIVGIFAFVLIISVAGAVYNSLQTQKLKLEIDKIYNDNLLSIDYLIEADRDAYQSSIAMAHALSLAIDGESEQYNSTQIEIKENLDQVHERYTNFFEVSAFTKLEKFNKYDSYDKSFRENHSKLGVITDKILSLLKTGNIEEAKSIYYDEYMKTFEPMRSAMDKYTELSLASAEEAYQASIHLSEGIFRNSMIVVVLIIVFIIAGGFYLKNSISKPLNEAMAIVDKIAEGDLRMKIDREKYNKKDPIGFLLLKMDDMIMSQRNVIQVVIEGAEYINKASVELRESAGQLSQGASLQASSVEEVSASMEQMASNIMQNTDNAKETEQIALSSNKQVGQSNEAVLATVESMNTIVRKNSIIGEIARQTNLLALNAAVEAARAGDHGKGFAVVAAEIRKLAEGCQNAAKEIDDISNSSEKVARTAGDMLSKLVPEIEKTSNLVAEISAASLEQNDGANQINEAIQQLNSVVQQNAASAEQLASNSEELNNQSYTLRSAISFFKLENDENRNVLPKNTINKIQPNNGRIVHVKKSSDDIKTKTETSRGYDLVLEDSNDDLDKDFEKY, from the coding sequence ATTGAAATTGGAAATAGACAAAATTTATAATGACAACCTGCTTAGTATTGATTATTTAATTGAGGCGGATAGAGATGCATACCAATCGAGTATAGCTATGGCACATGCTCTATCTCTAGCTATAGATGGAGAATCTGAACAATATAATTCAACTCAAATTGAGATTAAGGAAAATCTTGATCAGGTACATGAGAGGTATACGAATTTCTTTGAAGTTTCTGCATTTACCAAACTTGAAAAATTCAATAAATATGATAGTTATGATAAATCTTTTAGAGAAAATCATAGCAAATTAGGGGTTATTACAGATAAAATTCTTAGCCTACTTAAAACTGGAAATATAGAAGAAGCTAAGTCAATTTATTATGATGAATATATGAAAACGTTTGAGCCGATGCGATCTGCTATGGATAAATATACCGAATTGAGTTTAGCTTCAGCAGAAGAAGCTTATCAAGCCAGTATACATTTAAGTGAGGGGATATTTAGAAACTCTATGATAGTGGTAGTGTTGATCATCGTTTTCATAATAGCGGGAGGATTTTATCTTAAAAATAGCATATCGAAGCCTTTAAATGAAGCCATGGCAATAGTTGATAAAATAGCGGAAGGTGACTTAAGAATGAAAATTGACAGGGAAAAATACAATAAAAAGGACCCAATAGGATTTTTATTACTGAAAATGGATGATATGATCATGAGTCAGCGTAATGTAATTCAGGTGGTGATTGAAGGTGCAGAATATATAAACAAAGCCAGTGTGGAATTAAGAGAGTCGGCTGGTCAGCTTTCTCAAGGTGCATCTTTGCAAGCTAGTTCGGTGGAGGAAGTTTCAGCTTCCATGGAGCAAATGGCATCTAATATTATGCAAAACACTGACAATGCTAAAGAGACTGAACAAATTGCTTTAAGTTCTAATAAACAGGTGGGTCAATCCAATGAAGCTGTTCTAGCGACAGTAGAGTCTATGAATACCATTGTTAGGAAGAATTCTATTATAGGTGAGATTGCAAGACAAACAAATTTATTAGCTCTCAATGCAGCAGTCGAAGCCGCGCGGGCCGGTGATCATGGAAAAGGTTTTGCAGTAGTGGCCGCTGAAATTAGAAAACTGGCGGAAGGTTGTCAGAATGCAGCCAAGGAAATCGACGACATTTCTAATAGTAGTGAAAAAGTAGCTCGAACTGCTGGGGACATGTTGAGTAAGTTGGTGCCAGAGATTGAAAAAACGAGTAATCTAGTAGCTGAAATTAGTGCTGCTAGCCTGGAACAGAATGATGGTGCAAACCAAATCAATGAAGCGATTCAACAGCTAAATTCTGTGGTACAGCAGAATGCGGCCAGTGCAGAGCAATTAGCTTCAAATTCAGAAGAATTAAATAATCAGTCGTATACACTAAGAAGTGCTATTTCGTTTTTCAAATTGGAGAACGATGAAAACAGGAACGTGCTTCCGAAAAATACTATCAATAAAATTCAGCCGAACAACGGCCGAATTGTTCATGTCAAAAAAAGTTCTGATGATATTAAAACAAAAACCGAAACATCTCGAGGTTATGACTTAGTACTTGAAGATTCTAATGATGATCTGGATAAAGATTTCGAAAAATATTGA
- a CDS encoding CheR family methyltransferase, whose protein sequence is MKLGNTIALRDLDFQKLSNYIYERYGINLPLSKKTLLESRLQKHLLSLGMTSFKQYIQHICIEEESPDVIKMVNLVSTNKTHFFREAEHFSFIQNIVLPQLSKDKTKNIKIWSSASSTGEEVYSAAMAIEQFIEKNEVNLAYTLVGSDISTDVLNVARTAIYNEVSIKDLPIEERRKFFLKSKDSNVKKVRINKKLRDRVSFKRFNLIQDRYPAAESFDIIFCRNVLIYFDRETQVNVIRNLTKCLKLGGYLFLGHSESLMGIDLPLKQRIHTAYQKISMY, encoded by the coding sequence ATGAAACTAGGAAATACAATAGCGCTCAGAGATTTAGACTTTCAAAAGCTTAGTAATTATATATATGAGCGCTATGGTATAAACTTACCATTATCAAAAAAAACTTTATTAGAGAGTAGACTTCAGAAACATCTTCTAAGTTTAGGTATGACTTCCTTCAAGCAATATATTCAACATATCTGTATCGAAGAGGAAAGCCCTGATGTAATAAAAATGGTAAATCTTGTGTCTACCAACAAGACACATTTCTTTAGAGAGGCGGAACATTTTTCATTTATTCAAAACATTGTTCTGCCACAGCTTTCTAAGGACAAAACTAAAAATATTAAAATTTGGAGTTCAGCATCTTCAACGGGTGAAGAGGTGTATAGTGCAGCTATGGCCATTGAGCAATTTATTGAAAAGAACGAAGTAAATCTTGCCTATACGCTTGTGGGATCAGATATATCAACCGATGTCCTGAACGTGGCAAGAACTGCAATTTACAATGAAGTCTCAATTAAGGATTTACCGATTGAAGAAAGAAGAAAATTTTTCTTAAAAAGTAAAGATTCGAATGTAAAAAAGGTGAGAATCAATAAAAAACTTAGAGATAGGGTTTCATTTAAACGTTTTAATCTTATACAAGATAGATATCCTGCAGCTGAGAGTTTTGATATAATTTTTTGCAGGAATGTATTAATTTATTTTGATAGGGAAACTCAGGTGAATGTCATTAGAAATCTTACAAAATGCCTAAAATTAGGAGGTTATTTATTCCTAGGACATTCGGAGTCCCTCATGGGTATTGATCTGCCCTTAAAGCAAAGAATTCATACTGCGTATCAGAAGATTTCCATGTATTAG
- a CDS encoding chemotaxis protein CheD: MIKSVFLQPGQLHISTCNTKIITILGTCVAVCLMDPVMKIGGMNHYMLPRWNGKSFNKLNYGNSAIQVLIDKMISKGARKESIVAAIFGGFETHTSVFKIGHQNALVALEILKASNIKIVSQNTGGEFGRKLNFDTFNQSILVDRFKMNCFG, translated from the coding sequence ATGATTAAAAGTGTTTTTTTACAACCAGGACAATTACACATTTCTACATGTAATACTAAAATTATTACGATCTTAGGCACATGTGTTGCAGTTTGTTTGATGGACCCTGTTATGAAAATAGGAGGGATGAATCACTACATGTTGCCAAGATGGAATGGCAAATCTTTTAATAAATTAAACTATGGAAATTCTGCTATCCAAGTGCTTATTGATAAGATGATTAGTAAAGGAGCCCGGAAGGAAAGTATTGTGGCAGCAATTTTCGGTGGTTTCGAGACTCACACGTCTGTTTTTAAGATAGGTCATCAAAATGCTTTAGTTGCACTGGAAATTTTGAAGGCTTCTAATATAAAGATAGTGAGTCAAAATACGGGGGGAGAATTTGGCCGAAAGCTGAATTTCGACACATTTAATCAAAGTATACTTGTTGATAGATTTAAAATGAACTGTTTTGGTTAA